Proteins from a single region of Methanoculleus taiwanensis:
- a CDS encoding YqhA family protein — protein sequence MEKVKIPDSPAPLVQQRNQSVIESIFERILWNSRFIVLLGVIFGALSAIVLFIAGSLEVFNILTEYIVTDSHLTHEDILIAIIGAVDFYLIGLVLLIFSFGIYELFISEIDIARKDDSFGSILEVSSLDDLKNKIIKVIIMVLIVSFFQRILTMQFTTSMDMLAMAISIGVICIGVYFLGRHHV from the coding sequence ATGGAGAAAGTCAAGATACCGGATAGTCCGGCACCTCTCGTCCAGCAGCGGAACCAGAGCGTAATAGAGAGCATCTTCGAGCGAATTCTCTGGAATTCACGGTTTATCGTTCTGCTCGGCGTGATCTTCGGAGCGCTCAGTGCAATTGTTCTCTTCATTGCCGGTTCTCTGGAAGTTTTCAACATACTCACGGAGTATATCGTAACGGATAGCCACCTGACCCACGAGGATATCCTGATCGCAATCATCGGGGCGGTTGACTTCTACCTGATCGGTCTCGTGCTGCTCATCTTCAGTTTCGGCATTTACGAGCTCTTCATCTCGGAGATAGATATCGCACGGAAGGATGATTCGTTCGGGAGCATCCTTGAAGTCTCCAGTCTCGACGACCTGAAGAACAAGATCATCAAGGTGATCATCATGGTGCTGATCGTCAGTTTCTTCCAGCGTATTCTCACCATGCAGTTCACCACGTCGATGGATATGCTGGCCATGGCGATCTCGATCGGCGTCATCTGTATCGGCGTCTATTTCCTGGGGCGCCACCATGTCTAA
- a CDS encoding VOC family protein translates to MNEDFPAPEEGMLLTVLLIVEDIDRSRTFYRDVLGATVVRERDPCVMRFLNSWLIINVGGGPTEDKPEVTMAPPRDPNLTASALNIRVADIHAVYGEWRRRGADFLTPPIDRGVEIRCYIRDPDGHLIEVGQTTGLLES, encoded by the coding sequence GTGAATGAGGATTTTCCTGCACCGGAAGAGGGTATGCTGCTCACGGTGCTGCTCATCGTCGAGGATATCGATCGTTCGCGCACGTTTTACCGGGATGTGCTGGGGGCGACGGTGGTGCGTGAGCGTGACCCGTGCGTCATGCGTTTTCTGAACAGCTGGCTCATCATCAATGTGGGAGGAGGGCCGACCGAGGATAAGCCGGAGGTGACGATGGCACCGCCACGAGACCCGAACCTTACCGCCAGTGCGTTGAATATCAGGGTGGCTGATATTCACGCAGTCTACGGTGAGTGGCGGAGGCGGGGCGCCGACTTCTTAACGCCGCCTATCGACCGTGGTGTCGAGATTCGGTGCTACATCCGCGACCCGGACGGGCACCTGATTGAGGTCGGGCAGACGACGGGGCTCCTTGAGTCATAG
- a CDS encoding nuclear transport factor 2 family protein, protein MERVATAITHCFMRLVNGRPGSFESLFAGEPRINTPLHGEIRGRRAFAGFIDEQRRLLSEEKARAELFAITATGERIVAEFLLTLHRGGTPVVIPIAVAADRTADAVSMIRVYYSSWPLRGRHRIRPPIIVPAADLVEPAIVRAYTAALKRGDTEAVLTLFEEDGYAREPSGAGFRHEGVEGLRAFYSEILADGGISLTHCTATFDGTRCAVEYTCDRWGTEALPPQAGMAVYELSGNGRLAAARIYDDISPPGERG, encoded by the coding sequence ATGGAGAGAGTGGCAACGGCGATCACGCACTGCTTCATGCGGCTCGTCAACGGCAGACCCGGATCGTTCGAGAGCCTCTTTGCAGGAGAGCCACGGATCAATACCCCCCTGCATGGCGAGATCAGAGGAAGAAGAGCGTTTGCCGGATTCATCGACGAGCAGCGCCGCCTTCTCAGCGAAGAAAAAGCACGAGCGGAGCTCTTCGCGATCACCGCAACCGGTGAGCGGATCGTCGCGGAGTTCCTGCTCACCCTTCACCGGGGCGGCACCCCTGTCGTGATTCCTATCGCCGTCGCTGCAGATCGCACGGCCGATGCCGTCTCGATGATCCGGGTCTACTACAGCAGCTGGCCACTCAGGGGACGGCACCGCATCCGGCCGCCGATCATCGTTCCTGCCGCGGATCTTGTGGAGCCTGCAATAGTCAGGGCGTATACGGCCGCACTCAAAAGGGGCGATACGGAGGCAGTGCTCACCCTCTTCGAAGAGGACGGATACGCACGCGAACCGAGCGGGGCGGGGTTCAGGCACGAGGGAGTCGAGGGCCTCAGAGCATTTTACAGCGAGATCCTCGCAGACGGAGGGATCTCGCTCACCCACTGCACGGCGACCTTCGACGGCACCCGGTGCGCTGTCGAGTATACCTGCGACCGATGGGGAACTGAGGCACTCCCCCCGCAAGCGGGCATGGCGGTGTACGAGCTTTCAGGGAACGGGCGACTCGCTGCCGCGAGGATCTACGACGACATATCGCCTCCCGGGGAAAGAGGCTAA